Genomic window (Helianthus annuus cultivar XRQ/B chromosome 3, HanXRQr2.0-SUNRISE, whole genome shotgun sequence):
CAAGATATTCAAGAACAATGTGGCCTACATAGAAGCATTCAACAATGCTGGCAACCGCGCCTATAAGCTTAGTGTTAATGAGTTTGCGGACCAAACAAATGAAGAGTTTAAGGCCACTCGTAACGGGTTCAAGTTCCCATCCACACCAAGATCTGGTCAAACCACGCCCTTCAGGTATGAAAATGTGACTGCGGTTCCATCTAGCATTGATTGGAGGAAGAAAGGAGCCGTTACCCCGATCAAGGATCAAGGCCAATGCGGTAAGCACATCATGGTTCCCAAATAAGAaacacttcttttttttttctatggtttatatatatttttttaaatattatttgtttaaaaatcaATAGGAAGCTGTTGGGCGTTTTCGACAATCGCTGCTACCGAAGGAATCACAGGAATCACCACGGGAAAACTGATTTCACTCTCTGAGCAAGAACTTGTGGACTGTGACAGGAGTGGTGAAGACCAAGGGTGTGAAGGCGGATACATGGATGATGGGTTTGATTTTATAGTAAAAAACAAAGGGATAAACACAGAGGCTGCATATCCTTACGAAGCAGCGGATGGAACTTGCAATGCAAAGAAAGAAGGTGTTGCTGCAGCCAAGATCACGGGACATGAGGATGTACCTGCCAACAGCGAGGCGGCACTGTTGAAGGCTGTGGCTATGCAGCCTGTCTCTGTTGCCATTGACGCGGGGGAGGCTGACTTCCAGTTTTACTCGAGTGGTGTTTTCAATGGAACTTGTGGTACTGAACTGGACCATGGGGTTACAGCAGTTGGGTATGGAATCAGCGATGATGGCATCAAGTACTGGCTCGTGAAGAACTCATGGGGCACGGTTTGGGGTGAAGAAGGATACATTAGGATGCAGAGAGATGTTGAAGCTAAAGAAGGGTTATGTGGAATTGCTATGATGGCTTCTTATCCAACTGCTTGAtacacacttatatatatatatacccaaaacTAGCACATTGATGTTAAATATGCTTCCAATTGTGTCATTAAATGTTGGGGACTGTTTGTAAAACTCGGTGTACATGTATGTAAATAGAAGGGTTATGTGGAAACTTGGTGTACAGTCATTAAAGAAGGGTTATGTGGAATTTGATGTATTTTATAGAAAATGTTTACATGTATTGACAACCCAACCGAAAACAAAGGAGGCAAAATGTATTTTATAGAAAATGTTTACATGTATTAACAACCTAACCGAAAATAAAGGAGGCAAAATGTATgttctagcgtatcattttcgtTTTCTATTAGCAAGCATGCAGCCAACACATAAAAGTCGTATGTACTAAATCTATAAAGCAAGGAAAATTTTGGCACTTAGAGATGTTTGGTTTGTATTTTATTTCACAAAACTATAGTAAGCAACAGTTTGGCACCAGAGTCGGTAACTGGAGAGCAACACCTATTTCTTAATCAAGCTCCTCAACAGACCCCTTGGGCTCACCAGAAACAGCTTCTTTCACATCCTGCTGCTTCTTTTTGCCTTTTGACTCATCTTTATCTTCAGCTACTTCCACATCCTGCTGCAGCTTTTCGCCTTCTGTTTGACCAGAACTGGAACCAGAACCCGAAGCAAAAGCAACTCGCACAAGGTCATCCATCTGAGGAATACGAGATTCCATACCCTCCATCACCTCACTAAAAGTAAGTTCTTCAAACAACATCTCCAACTCATCTTCTGCTTCAAGACATTCCCCAGGCTGAAACAACAAAAATTAATAAACAACCAATCAAGTTTTTAAACAGCTTAAGCTAAACTATCACCTCATAGACTTGTGAGTGAATTAACGAAACAGCCCTGATAACATGTGTCTTGGGACCATATATGTTCACTATTCTCTCATAATTTGGACCATCAGCAGGAGGTTGATTATTAACCTGAACATTCACACCAACTTTTAATAACCAAATTTGCGATTGTTTATTTGTTACAAGTCAATATGTAGCATACCCGCAACCAAGCACCAGATACTACTTCAATTGCCAAGACATTATTGCCATTTTCTCCAACGAGACGTGCAACCTATATATACAAGCAAAAAGGACAACAACAACCAAATAATTAAATAGAACACCCTGGTTTTTGTTCCACTAGAGCATAGATTTATCACCTTGTCCACGTGGATTCTGATATCATGCTTATGTACCTTTGGTGGCATCAGAATTACTGGAAAAACCGGGCCTACATATGTCTGCATACAGTTTAGAATGTGTGAGCATGAATCGAACCTAAAGAGTACCAAATTTTCATAGCAAGAGTAGAAACAGGCCTCTAGGATTTTGTCTAGGATGAGTTCTTCAGCCGTTTTAACTTGTTCGACAGTACCCAGTAAGTCAAGAAATGACTGAAAATGCTGATCAGCTTCAGCTTCAGTTAACACCCCAATTGTGGCTTTTGAGACTTTGTGAATCCGATCCATATCTTCAATAGCTTTGAAAAGCTGTGAATAGATCAAATTATGACAAAAACTAGGTCCTTATAAGGAAGCAGATCAAATGTGTAATGAAACATACTTCTGTATTACGAATCCGGTATGCTTTCCTATCTAGTTTCGCTCCTGCAGCTAATTCCTCAGCTAGATGCTTAGCTCTCCAAATATCATCTTCTGATTAGGAGAAAAAAAAGCTACTGTGATAATATGCTCATAAGCATTAACATTCTTTAGGTTATTACCTTGCAATGATATTATATGAACAACATTGTGCAGCATTTATTACTACTTTCTTGGTCAACAGTAAAAGAACAAACACACAGTTCATAATAATGAGATTACTGATGAAAAACTCACAGTAGGATCATAATGCGAAAACAACCAGAGAAAGATTATTACAAGAGAAATCTCACCAGGAAaaaagattcatcgagaacttatTGCACACTGAAATCATAATGCGAAAACAAGAAACTACAATAATATATTTCTTTGACATATATGCATGCAACATCAAACACGCAAGATTACTAAGATCTGCTGTGATAGCTTTCTGAACATAGAACATAAACTCGAAAAATAAACATTGATGACAAAAATGAAACAAACAGATAAGATAAACCAGATTACAAACATATAGCCTAATCGCAATGATAGATTTCTTGACACAGAACATAACATAAATCTCGTGAAATATAGGTTAATTACAACTATTTTGGAGACTCAATCAATCAGGTAATCTATACAAATAACATATAAGATCTATATAAAGAGCTTAAATACAGAACACAACAGAAATCGCTTCAATATACTTAAAATTACAAGTAATAACACCAGCAATGGACACAGAACATAACAGAAAACTCGTGAAATAGGTGTTCATTACAACTATTTTGGTGACGAAATCAATCAAGCAGATTTAATTAATTAGGTAAACTATCTAAAACCTAAAAACAGAGCACAATAAGATCTGTCAAATTAAATACTAACTTCGCCAGAAGAGGATCAAACGAGCATCTATATAGCAGTGTTAACTTACAGTAAAGCTTCATACACAAAAATGGAGGATGAGTGTTGAATTTACCAAATATTTTCTTATAGCAGAGTTCACCGGCGGTGGGCTGAGTCTTAGGTTTGGTCATAGCTTTAGGAAATCGGAAATTCGGATCTTCGATTTTAGCCTTTGCGTATTTGTCTGTATTTGCttccatcttcttcttcttcttcagagaGATTTGCAGGTTTCAAAGTGTTTGTTGGTTTCTGTTATCAACTGACTCACTCACagggttttataagaaaaaagGGGGGAAATTCTGTTAACAACTGACTCACAGGTGTTTAACAGAATAACTTGCATTTAAGTCCTCTAAGATATAACATATATATGTTTAGTCcctgtttgtttgttttattaACACAGAGTCGCTAAATAGGATTTCATCTTATTAAAAGGGTCTGAATTGCCAGAATATTCTATTTTTAACGTCTACAGTTTGTGTCATCCGTTTGTTATATAGACActcttttattctttttttagttaaatgtttg
Coding sequences:
- the LOC110939182 gene encoding senescence-specific cysteine protease SAG39, producing the protein MGRLSFNTSIVLAALLVFGMWACEVTSRTLNEENMIQRHEQWMARYGRAYKDGLEKETRFKIFKNNVAYIEAFNNAGNRAYKLSVNEFADQTNEEFKATRNGFKFPSTPRSGQTTPFRYENVTAVPSSIDWRKKGAVTPIKDQGQCGSCWAFSTIAATEGITGITTGKLISLSEQELVDCDRSGEDQGCEGGYMDDGFDFIVKNKGINTEAAYPYEAADGTCNAKKEGVAAAKITGHEDVPANSEAALLKAVAMQPVSVAIDAGEADFQFYSSGVFNGTCGTELDHGVTAVGYGISDDGIKYWLVKNSWGTVWGEEGYIRMQRDVEAKEGLCGIAMMASYPTA
- the LOC110941349 gene encoding uncharacterized protein LOC110941349, which produces MEANTDKYAKAKIEDPNFRFPKAMTKPKTQPTAGELCYKKIFEDDIWRAKHLAEELAAGAKLDRKAYRIRNTELFKAIEDMDRIHKVSKATIGVLTEAEADQHFQSFLDLLGTVEQVKTAEELILDKILETYVGPVFPVILMPPKVHKHDIRIHVDKVARLVGENGNNVLAIEVVSGAWLRVNNQPPADGPNYERIVNIYGPKTHVIRAVSLIHSQVYEPGECLEAEDELEMLFEELTFSEVMEGMESRIPQMDDLVRVAFASGSGSSSGQTEGEKLQQDVEVAEDKDESKGKKKQQDVKEAVSGEPKGSVEELD